One window from the genome of Hyphomonas neptunium ATCC 15444 encodes:
- a CDS encoding type II secretion system F family protein, translating into MYDFLVSFTKPQTLAAYLVAAAVFGTFMTIFLPYLQGNKLETRLKAVASQREKLRKQSRAALEKKGLRRKDDSVVGSISSKLNLAQALEDPNVVKLMNQAGLRGPGPISAFYFARMAMPFAGAGLMFFYIFFVNDHGLSQFMKYGSVIFGAAAGFYAPNLYISNLAQKRQKSLMRAFPDALDMLLICVEAGMSIEMGFNKVSQEIGSASPELAEEFGITVAELSYLPDRRLAYENLALRTGHEGVKAVCMALGQAERYGTPLGDALRMMAKENREMRMSEAEKKAASLPAKLTVPMILFFLPVLFLVVLGPAYIQYQAMQKENEVAPEIAQAERPADIG; encoded by the coding sequence ATGTATGACTTCCTCGTCTCCTTCACCAAGCCCCAGACGCTGGCCGCCTATCTGGTGGCGGCGGCAGTCTTCGGCACATTCATGACGATCTTTCTGCCCTATCTGCAGGGCAACAAGCTTGAAACCCGCCTCAAGGCCGTCGCCAGCCAGCGCGAAAAGCTGCGCAAGCAGAGCCGCGCGGCGCTGGAAAAGAAAGGCCTGCGCCGCAAGGATGACAGCGTCGTCGGCTCCATCTCCTCGAAGCTGAACCTCGCCCAGGCGCTGGAAGATCCCAACGTCGTCAAGCTGATGAACCAGGCGGGCTTGCGCGGTCCAGGCCCCATCTCGGCCTTCTATTTTGCGCGGATGGCCATGCCGTTCGCCGGCGCGGGCCTGATGTTCTTCTACATCTTCTTCGTCAACGATCACGGCCTCAGCCAGTTCATGAAATACGGCTCGGTCATCTTCGGCGCAGCGGCGGGCTTTTACGCGCCCAACCTCTACATTTCAAACCTCGCCCAGAAGCGTCAGAAATCCCTCATGCGCGCGTTTCCCGATGCGCTGGACATGCTGCTGATCTGTGTAGAGGCGGGCATGTCGATCGAAATGGGTTTCAACAAGGTCAGCCAGGAAATCGGCTCGGCCTCGCCTGAACTCGCCGAGGAATTCGGCATCACGGTGGCCGAGCTGTCCTATCTGCCAGATCGCCGGCTGGCATATGAAAACCTGGCCCTGCGCACCGGCCATGAAGGCGTCAAGGCTGTCTGTATGGCGCTTGGCCAGGCCGAGCGCTACGGCACACCGCTGGGCGACGCGCTGCGTATGATGGCCAAGGAAAACCGCGAGATGCGGATGTCGGAGGCCGAGAAAAAAGCCGCCTCGCTGCCCGCAAAGCTCACCGTGCCGATGATCCTGTTCTTCCTGCCGGTCCTGTTCCTGGTCGTGCTTGGCCCAGCCTACATTCAGTATCAGGCGATGCAGAAGGAAAATGAAGTGGCGCCGGAAATCGCGCAGGCCGAGCGTCCCGCCGACATCGGCTGA
- a CDS encoding type II secretion system F family protein, producing MIPYIVAALAFLAIAGLGLVLTGGNDDAARKRARAISAGRGGAPVKGGKVVDENIRRRAKTQEMLEGLRRQDKERRRNDPMRNIGSKLTQAGLEIPVPMFWLLSAVCGLICAGIVYISGADGLVINGISLKSRPVLIAAAFFGGTLGIPQFILNFLIKGRHTKMINQFADALDIIVRGVRSGLPLNECIRVIAKESPEPLRKEFLTFADNLAMGAGLERSLAALYKRLPLQEINFFAIVLIIQSKAGGNLSEALHNLSTVIRSRKMMREKVKALSSEAKASAMIIGSLPIAVGVMVFLTTPDYIMTLFTTETGHVILVVAVGMMGSGITVMRNMMNFDM from the coding sequence ATGATCCCCTATATCGTGGCTGCGCTGGCGTTTCTCGCGATTGCCGGGCTTGGTCTCGTCCTGACCGGCGGCAATGATGATGCGGCACGCAAGCGCGCCAGAGCCATCAGCGCGGGCCGGGGAGGGGCGCCTGTAAAGGGCGGCAAGGTCGTCGATGAAAACATTCGCCGCCGCGCCAAGACCCAGGAAATGCTCGAAGGTCTGCGCCGTCAGGACAAGGAACGCCGCCGCAACGATCCCATGCGGAATATCGGCTCCAAGCTCACTCAGGCGGGCCTGGAAATTCCGGTCCCCATGTTCTGGCTGCTTTCGGCTGTTTGCGGGCTCATCTGCGCAGGTATCGTCTATATCTCCGGCGCAGACGGTCTCGTCATCAACGGTATCTCCCTGAAAAGCCGGCCAGTGCTCATCGCAGCGGCCTTCTTTGGCGGCACTCTGGGCATTCCCCAGTTCATACTCAACTTCCTGATCAAGGGCCGCCACACCAAGATGATCAACCAGTTTGCCGACGCGCTGGACATCATCGTGCGCGGTGTGCGGTCCGGCCTGCCGCTCAACGAATGTATCCGCGTCATTGCCAAGGAAAGCCCCGAGCCGCTGCGCAAGGAGTTCCTGACATTCGCCGACAATCTCGCGATGGGCGCCGGGCTGGAACGATCACTGGCCGCGCTCTACAAGCGCCTTCCGCTCCAGGAGATCAACTTCTTCGCCATCGTGCTGATCATTCAGTCAAAAGCGGGCGGCAACCTCTCCGAAGCGCTGCACAACCTCTCGACAGTGATCCGTTCCCGGAAGATGATGCGGGAAAAGGTCAAGGCGCTTTCCTCGGAAGCCAAGGCGTCGGCCATGATCATCGGCAGCCTTCCGATTGCCGTGGGCGTGATGGTCTTCCTGACCACGCCCGACTACATCATGACACTGTTCACGACCGAGACGGGTCACGTCATCCTCGTCGTCGCAGTAGGTATGATGGGCTCGGGCATCACGGTCATGCGCAATATGATGAACTTTGATATGTGA
- a CDS encoding leucyl aminopeptidase family protein — protein MHKSFTSDAPQTVRVWLYTGTLFGALENDPFPNARAIAEAQGFTGGAGQSVIVPGPDGRTSDILYGLGAGRDQLALAALSAKLPAGDYEIAADGGYPFASIAAGWADGAYRFDGYRTEKAAPPRLLIPASEDAPRLSREADAVSALRDLVNTPAADMGPEQIHARISALGERHGARVAAVVGDALIDENYPMVHAVGRAAVKAPRFVMLEWGKPGAPKVSLCGKGITFDTGGLNIKTGDGMRIMKKDMGGAAHAIALAELVMEARLPVHLRLFVSAAENAIAGDAFRPGDILQSRKGLTVEIDNTDAEGRLVLADALTRASEDQPELLIDFATLTGAARVALGPDLAPLYTDDEQLAADILAASEETGDPVWRMPLWDPYLAYMQSPVADLVNSGGAGMAGSITAAIFLKQFVSAKSWAHFDIWAWRKAKYGRPDGGAACGLRAVWAMLEKRYPAV, from the coding sequence ATGCACAAGTCCTTCACCTCCGATGCACCCCAAACCGTTCGGGTATGGCTCTATACGGGCACCCTGTTCGGCGCGCTGGAGAACGATCCGTTCCCCAATGCGCGGGCGATTGCGGAGGCGCAGGGCTTCACCGGCGGAGCAGGGCAGAGCGTGATCGTGCCCGGCCCGGATGGCCGCACAAGCGACATTCTCTACGGTCTAGGCGCTGGCCGGGATCAGCTCGCGCTCGCCGCCCTGTCGGCAAAGCTTCCTGCGGGTGACTATGAAATCGCCGCGGACGGCGGCTACCCCTTCGCCAGCATCGCCGCGGGCTGGGCAGATGGGGCCTACCGGTTCGACGGGTACCGGACTGAAAAGGCCGCCCCGCCGCGCCTTCTTATCCCGGCGTCGGAAGATGCCCCGCGCCTGTCGCGCGAGGCAGACGCAGTTAGCGCCCTGCGCGATCTAGTGAACACGCCGGCGGCCGATATGGGCCCCGAACAGATCCATGCGCGGATCAGCGCGCTGGGCGAGCGTCATGGCGCGCGCGTCGCCGCCGTCGTGGGCGACGCGCTGATCGATGAGAATTATCCCATGGTCCATGCGGTCGGGCGCGCGGCGGTCAAGGCGCCCCGTTTCGTCATGCTGGAATGGGGCAAGCCCGGCGCACCCAAAGTCTCGCTCTGCGGCAAGGGCATCACCTTTGATACCGGCGGGCTCAACATCAAGACCGGCGACGGCATGCGCATCATGAAGAAGGATATGGGCGGGGCCGCCCATGCCATCGCGCTGGCTGAGCTCGTCATGGAAGCGCGCCTGCCGGTGCATCTGCGCCTCTTTGTATCCGCCGCCGAAAACGCCATTGCGGGCGACGCGTTCCGCCCCGGTGACATCCTGCAAAGCCGCAAGGGCCTCACCGTCGAGATCGACAATACAGATGCTGAAGGCCGCCTCGTCCTGGCCGACGCGCTCACCCGCGCCAGCGAAGACCAGCCCGAGCTGCTGATCGACTTTGCGACCCTCACCGGCGCTGCCCGCGTGGCTCTCGGCCCGGACCTCGCCCCGCTCTATACCGATGACGAGCAGCTCGCTGCCGACATCCTCGCCGCCTCCGAAGAGACCGGCGATCCTGTCTGGCGCATGCCGCTCTGGGACCCCTATCTCGCCTATATGCAAAGCCCCGTCGCTGACCTTGTAAATTCGGGCGGGGCAGGGATGGCCGGCTCGATCACGGCCGCCATCTTCCTCAAACAGTTCGTCTCGGCCAAAAGCTGGGCGCATTTCGACATCTGGGCCTGGCGTAAAGCCAAATATGGCCGCCCCGATGGCGGCGCCGCCTGCGGTCTGCGCGCGGTCTGGGCGATGCTGGAAAAACGCTATCCGGCGGTCTGA
- a CDS encoding tetratricopeptide repeat protein, protein MSSAKKPFTGLALALAAMTGACASTGQSQADKALSQAVEAALAPAPQEERDAANRADPLTRANFWSKEYQKDPENIETALQFAESLRAMGSQDRALDVATKTLVVHPGNPDLLMVTGRVRMTEGNFAAARAAFEEVTRTAPERADGWAALGTAFDQLEMHRQAQTNYQRALTLEPSRTTTLTNYGLSLLLSGDLAGAEAQLRAAAAQPGAGSRVTENLALVIGLQGRFDEMQALSAANAPDKVAEQNAALLRGLVQPARTYDALIGGKDTSSAAAPGTKRQLRGTLNH, encoded by the coding sequence ATGTCCAGTGCCAAAAAGCCCTTTACCGGCCTCGCCCTCGCTCTGGCAGCGATGACTGGCGCCTGTGCCTCGACCGGGCAAAGCCAGGCGGACAAGGCGTTGTCGCAGGCAGTTGAAGCCGCCCTCGCCCCCGCCCCGCAGGAAGAACGCGACGCCGCCAACCGGGCTGATCCGCTGACGCGGGCGAATTTCTGGTCGAAGGAATATCAGAAAGACCCGGAGAACATCGAAACAGCTCTGCAGTTTGCAGAGTCCCTGCGCGCGATGGGCAGCCAGGACCGGGCGCTGGACGTCGCAACCAAGACGCTGGTGGTTCATCCCGGCAATCCCGACCTGCTGATGGTGACAGGCCGCGTGCGCATGACGGAAGGCAATTTTGCCGCCGCGCGGGCCGCCTTTGAAGAAGTAACCCGCACCGCGCCGGAACGCGCCGATGGCTGGGCCGCGCTGGGCACGGCGTTTGACCAGCTGGAAATGCACCGTCAGGCGCAGACGAACTATCAACGCGCGCTCACACTCGAGCCATCGCGGACCACGACCCTGACCAATTACGGGCTCTCCTTGCTGCTGTCAGGCGATCTGGCCGGGGCCGAAGCCCAGTTGCGCGCCGCCGCCGCCCAGCCGGGCGCGGGCAGCCGGGTCACTGAAAATCTAGCGCTGGTGATCGGCCTGCAGGGGCGGTTTGACGAGATGCAGGCGCTGAGCGCCGCCAATGCCCCGGACAAGGTTGCCGAACAGAACGCCGCCCTGCTGCGCGGGCTGGTCCAGCCGGCACGTACCTATGACGCGCTGATCGGGGGCAAGGATACCTCCAGCGCGGCAGCGCCGGGCACGAAACGCCAGCTGCGCGGCACGCTGAACCATTAA
- a CDS encoding SDR family oxidoreductase, which produces MTSQPSLLFVFGLGYSAQQLASRLLAAGWQVAGTVRSEAKAAELRSRGIDARVWSGEGPVEVPEGAHWLVTLPPGKDGCPAAQSVLKCPDLSRSVTYLSTTGVYGDLNGGWVTERSPVNPGSPRAAARVKAEGQWQALTGDTARLVRLPGIYGPGRSAFDRLRDGTARRIVKEGQVFSRIHVDDIASGLEALMQRPEITGVFHLCDELPAPPQDVIAHAAGLLGIDPPPEVPFDAASLSPMAASFYAECKRVSNARAKAALRWRPAYPTYREGLAAILAAETGKIFP; this is translated from the coding sequence ATGACAAGTCAGCCATCTCTGCTGTTTGTATTCGGACTTGGCTACTCTGCCCAGCAGTTGGCCAGCCGCCTTTTGGCAGCAGGCTGGCAGGTGGCCGGCACCGTGCGTAGCGAGGCCAAGGCGGCTGAGCTCCGGTCACGCGGCATCGATGCAAGGGTCTGGTCCGGGGAAGGGCCGGTCGAGGTGCCCGAAGGGGCTCATTGGCTGGTCACCCTGCCACCCGGCAAGGATGGCTGCCCGGCGGCGCAAAGCGTCCTGAAGTGTCCCGATCTGTCCCGATCTGTCACCTACCTGTCCACGACTGGCGTGTATGGAGACCTCAATGGCGGCTGGGTGACCGAGCGGAGCCCGGTCAATCCGGGCTCTCCCAGGGCCGCCGCGCGCGTCAAGGCTGAGGGACAATGGCAAGCTCTGACCGGGGACACGGCCCGGCTTGTCCGCCTACCGGGCATCTACGGACCCGGCAGGTCTGCCTTTGACCGTCTGAGGGATGGCACCGCCCGGCGCATCGTCAAAGAGGGGCAGGTGTTTTCCCGCATCCATGTCGATGACATCGCCTCGGGCCTCGAAGCGCTGATGCAGCGCCCTGAAATCACAGGTGTTTTTCATCTGTGCGACGAACTGCCCGCGCCGCCGCAGGATGTCATCGCGCATGCCGCAGGGCTTCTCGGCATTGATCCGCCTCCGGAAGTTCCGTTTGACGCGGCCAGCTTGTCCCCCATGGCGGCGAGCTTCTATGCCGAGTGCAAGCGCGTCTCCAATGCGCGGGCCAAAGCTGCCCTGCGCTGGCGCCCCGCCTATCCCACCTACCGGGAGGGCCTCGCCGCCATTCTCGCCGCCGAAACCGGCAAAATATTTCCTTGA
- a CDS encoding alpha-2-macroglobulin family protein yields MASQVTGPLKGLKAVVFTLLLAGLAACGGSQTRTTADEDADAAVLVERSPADQVAARKREEARRKAREGEEQDFAYFRYRIDTSTEQPLACFVFSAALDPQADYAPYVEFRPSFRAALTVEGRELCVGGLSFGTSRTATILAGLPAADGRTLKRGETVPIDFADRPAFVGFKGTGVILPRENADGLPVETVNVEQVKVTVTRVNDRAIVFKNVSEGQTSAQGQWSWLWGEDSPEDVGEEIFSGTMDIANTQNAPVITVFPLQDVVGPMKPGAYFVQVEDAAKLTDAEGPPASSGRWILLTDLALTAYYGEQGLDVTLRSLKDGKTVSDATVQLIAANNTVLAETEPDSSGRITFDKPLLNGKGSMAPRLVVATNAKGELAALDLNRSPVDLSEYTVGGRRTPGPVDAYVYSDRGIYRPGETVELTAMLRDRAGRQVTGRNGHLVIYRPNGLVASKTRFTDPKSGAVLQSFALPRGASRGEWRASIEMDGLTAPAGEMRFAVEDFVPQRIAVDVTADQEAPMKAGATRTVDIAARFLYGAPGAGLTVKTEARMEPDPKPFKAFDGFIYGRHDQSFEQQILEFDDVTTDGAGKALVRLSPGTAGSNSGIPLRLNTVVSVLEPGGRAVSESVRVPYRPENLYVGLKPGFDSSVQEGGDASFEVVAVNADGQASAQRLSWKVLQVDYHYDWYREGETWNWRRSRTVTKVNEGVVTTPAGGVAEIKVPALEWGSHELVVEGQGANASVGASTGFYVGWGGWESTDGTEAPDRVKVVAAEKTPKAGQNAELTILPPYDGQAQVVVATDRVLSVQNLSVSASGTRITLPVTEEWGEGAYVMVNVYSGRDPILRAKPRRAVGIAHVPVDMASRTFALTVNAPDLARPRGEQMIEVDIAGGPREPVFLTVAAVDEGILQLTKFKSPDPVAHYFGRKALGVELYDDYGRLLDPNLGMPAEVRSGGDQLGGEGLSVVPVKSVVLYSGLIEAGRSGKAQVRFDIPEFNGELRIMAVAWSKTGVGSADKKMTVRDRAPADLVMPRFLAPGDEAVITASIDNVELASGQFSAKVAATGQLNAADATLTRTLQKGQRADIPVRVSASGEGISSLSLNVTGPDNYRTDRTYEIQSRSPYLPETRATSQLMRPGETFSVSQALLAGYVPGSAEVSVGFSPLPIDAPTLYASLDRYPYGCTEQITSRAVPLLYSEQLVSMGAEESKDDPRNKVQTAVNTVLNRQGADGAFGLWREGDGYANPWLGAYATDFVFRAKEAGYAVPDEALTRAYGALRSVATGDTWRVYGYDTDVYESRYSNDTVQQMMYRSSAYALYVLAKAGEADISRLRYLHDRELKNIESPLARAHIGAGLAYLGDRARAASAFKSAEQKLGYRNTGDYYQTPLRDLAAIVALAAEAQLPEVVARLGERLGKDVPDAPSLTTQEKAYLLLAVNSLTKGETAVQVKVEGLGNGQDNERQYSLTEAQARGGASFRLGGETPLFRTVLVTGAPSSPPPAVSSKLSVNKRFLGMDGEPMQLDQIRQGERLLVALTVTPEERRVNPVIVADLLPAGFEIEAILRPADGRLVEYDWQSGENRERAGAFGFLGEIARPQSSQSQDDRFVAAIDVTENPVTLAYVVRAVSPGSFAIPGVVAEDMYRPEVFARSAPGRVTVQAVQGAAGGR; encoded by the coding sequence ATGGCATCGCAGGTTACTGGTCCGCTCAAGGGGCTGAAAGCTGTTGTTTTTACATTGCTTTTGGCAGGTCTCGCCGCCTGTGGCGGATCGCAGACGCGCACAACAGCCGATGAAGACGCCGACGCCGCGGTCCTCGTCGAGCGCTCCCCGGCAGATCAGGTCGCCGCCCGCAAACGCGAGGAAGCCCGCCGCAAAGCCCGCGAAGGCGAAGAACAGGACTTCGCCTATTTCCGCTACCGCATCGACACATCCACCGAACAACCCCTTGCCTGCTTTGTGTTTTCTGCCGCCCTTGATCCTCAGGCGGACTACGCCCCCTATGTCGAATTCCGCCCCTCCTTCCGCGCCGCGTTGACCGTTGAGGGCCGCGAGCTCTGCGTCGGCGGCCTCTCCTTCGGCACCAGCCGCACCGCCACGATCCTGGCCGGTCTGCCAGCCGCGGATGGCCGCACACTGAAGCGCGGTGAGACCGTGCCGATCGACTTTGCCGACCGCCCGGCCTTCGTAGGTTTCAAGGGCACCGGCGTGATCCTGCCGCGCGAGAATGCAGACGGTCTCCCGGTTGAGACCGTCAATGTCGAGCAGGTGAAAGTCACCGTCACCCGCGTCAACGACCGCGCCATCGTGTTCAAGAATGTCAGCGAAGGCCAGACCAGCGCCCAGGGCCAGTGGTCCTGGCTGTGGGGCGAGGATTCGCCCGAAGATGTCGGCGAAGAAATCTTCTCCGGCACGATGGATATTGCCAACACGCAGAACGCGCCGGTCATCACCGTCTTCCCGCTCCAGGATGTCGTCGGTCCGATGAAGCCCGGCGCCTATTTCGTGCAGGTTGAAGACGCTGCAAAGCTCACCGATGCCGAAGGCCCGCCCGCCTCATCCGGGCGCTGGATTCTGCTCACCGACCTTGCCCTCACCGCTTACTATGGAGAGCAGGGGCTCGATGTGACCCTCCGCTCCCTGAAGGATGGCAAGACCGTCAGCGATGCCACAGTCCAGCTGATTGCCGCCAACAATACGGTGCTGGCTGAAACCGAGCCTGATTCCTCTGGCCGTATAACCTTCGACAAGCCTCTGCTGAACGGCAAGGGCAGCATGGCGCCACGGCTCGTCGTTGCGACCAATGCCAAAGGCGAACTCGCCGCGCTGGACCTCAATCGCTCGCCGGTTGATCTCTCCGAATACACCGTCGGCGGGCGCCGCACACCCGGCCCGGTCGATGCCTATGTCTATTCCGACCGCGGCATCTATCGCCCCGGCGAAACGGTTGAGCTGACTGCCATGCTGCGCGACCGCGCGGGCCGGCAGGTCACCGGCCGCAATGGCCATCTGGTGATCTATCGCCCCAACGGCCTCGTTGCCTCCAAGACCCGCTTCACCGATCCCAAATCCGGCGCGGTGTTGCAGAGCTTTGCGTTGCCCCGCGGCGCCTCGCGCGGTGAATGGCGCGCCAGCATCGAGATGGACGGGCTGACAGCGCCGGCCGGCGAGATGCGGTTCGCAGTTGAGGATTTCGTGCCCCAACGCATTGCGGTGGATGTCACCGCCGATCAGGAAGCGCCGATGAAAGCGGGCGCCACGCGCACTGTCGATATCGCAGCGCGCTTCCTCTATGGCGCACCCGGCGCAGGCCTGACGGTCAAGACCGAAGCGCGGATGGAACCAGACCCCAAGCCCTTTAAGGCATTTGACGGCTTCATCTATGGGCGCCATGACCAGAGCTTCGAGCAGCAGATTCTCGAATTCGACGATGTGACCACCGATGGCGCCGGCAAGGCGCTGGTGCGCCTCTCGCCGGGCACAGCCGGTTCCAATTCGGGCATACCGCTGCGCCTCAACACAGTTGTCAGCGTGCTCGAGCCCGGTGGCCGCGCCGTGTCCGAAAGTGTCCGCGTCCCGTACCGGCCGGAAAACCTTTATGTCGGTCTCAAGCCGGGCTTTGACAGCTCGGTCCAGGAGGGCGGCGACGCCAGCTTCGAAGTGGTCGCCGTCAATGCTGACGGGCAAGCTTCGGCCCAGCGCCTCAGCTGGAAAGTGCTGCAGGTCGACTATCATTACGACTGGTACCGCGAAGGCGAGACCTGGAACTGGCGCCGCTCGCGCACGGTCACCAAGGTCAATGAGGGCGTCGTCACGACCCCGGCTGGCGGCGTCGCAGAGATCAAGGTGCCGGCGCTGGAGTGGGGCAGCCATGAACTGGTCGTCGAAGGCCAGGGTGCCAACGCCTCTGTCGGTGCGTCCACCGGCTTCTATGTCGGTTGGGGTGGCTGGGAGAGCACCGACGGCACCGAAGCGCCTGACCGCGTGAAAGTCGTCGCTGCGGAGAAGACGCCCAAGGCCGGCCAGAATGCCGAGCTGACAATCCTGCCGCCCTATGACGGCCAGGCCCAGGTCGTCGTCGCAACCGACCGCGTCCTGTCTGTCCAGAACCTGTCGGTCAGCGCTTCAGGCACCCGCATCACCCTTCCGGTCACGGAAGAATGGGGCGAGGGCGCCTATGTGATGGTGAACGTCTATTCCGGCCGCGATCCCATCCTGCGGGCCAAGCCGCGTCGCGCAGTGGGTATCGCCCATGTGCCCGTCGACATGGCCTCGCGCACCTTTGCGCTGACGGTGAACGCCCCCGACCTTGCCCGCCCGCGCGGCGAGCAGATGATCGAGGTGGACATCGCAGGCGGGCCACGTGAGCCGGTCTTCCTCACGGTTGCCGCTGTGGATGAGGGCATCCTGCAGCTGACCAAATTCAAATCCCCCGATCCCGTCGCCCACTACTTTGGCCGCAAGGCGCTCGGCGTGGAGCTCTACGATGATTATGGGCGCCTGCTCGACCCCAATCTCGGCATGCCTGCCGAAGTACGCTCCGGTGGCGACCAGCTGGGCGGCGAAGGGCTTTCGGTTGTCCCGGTCAAATCGGTCGTTCTCTATTCCGGCCTGATTGAAGCGGGCCGCTCGGGCAAGGCGCAGGTTCGGTTCGACATTCCAGAATTTAATGGCGAGCTGCGTATAATGGCGGTGGCCTGGTCGAAAACCGGGGTTGGCTCGGCCGACAAGAAGATGACGGTGCGCGACAGGGCGCCGGCCGATCTTGTCATGCCGCGCTTCCTGGCGCCCGGCGATGAAGCCGTGATCACGGCAAGTATCGACAATGTGGAACTTGCCAGTGGCCAGTTCTCGGCAAAGGTCGCCGCAACCGGTCAGCTCAATGCAGCCGATGCCACGCTCACGCGAACCCTTCAGAAGGGCCAGCGGGCGGATATTCCGGTGCGCGTTTCCGCCTCGGGCGAAGGCATTTCCAGCCTCAGCCTGAATGTCACCGGGCCGGACAATTACCGGACAGACCGGACCTATGAGATCCAGTCCCGTTCGCCCTACCTTCCCGAAACACGGGCGACGAGCCAGCTGATGCGCCCCGGCGAAACCTTCTCGGTCAGCCAGGCACTGTTGGCGGGATATGTGCCGGGCTCAGCCGAGGTCTCGGTCGGCTTCTCGCCGCTGCCGATCGATGCGCCGACGCTTTATGCCTCGCTCGACCGCTATCCCTATGGATGCACCGAGCAGATCACCAGCCGCGCCGTGCCGCTTCTTTATTCGGAGCAGCTCGTCTCAATGGGCGCCGAGGAGTCCAAGGACGATCCGCGCAACAAGGTCCAGACCGCAGTAAACACGGTGCTCAACCGTCAGGGTGCAGACGGGGCTTTCGGCCTCTGGCGGGAAGGGGATGGCTATGCCAACCCCTGGCTCGGCGCCTATGCGACGGATTTCGTGTTCCGCGCCAAGGAAGCGGGCTATGCCGTTCCCGATGAGGCGTTGACGCGGGCCTATGGCGCGCTGCGCAGTGTTGCCACCGGCGATACATGGCGGGTCTACGGCTACGACACCGATGTGTATGAGAGCCGGTATTCCAACGATACGGTCCAGCAGATGATGTACCGGTCTTCGGCTTATGCGCTTTATGTGCTGGCCAAGGCGGGCGAGGCGGACATCTCCCGCCTGCGTTATCTGCATGACCGGGAACTGAAGAACATCGAGAGCCCGCTCGCCCGCGCTCATATCGGGGCAGGCCTTGCCTATCTCGGTGACCGGGCGCGTGCGGCTTCAGCGTTCAAATCAGCGGAGCAGAAGCTCGGCTATCGCAACACCGGCGACTATTACCAGACGCCGCTGCGCGATCTGGCTGCCATCGTGGCCCTGGCCGCAGAAGCCCAGCTTCCCGAAGTGGTCGCCCGCCTGGGCGAGCGCCTCGGCAAGGATGTGCCCGACGCGCCCAGCCTGACGACGCAGGAAAAGGCTTATCTTCTCTTGGCCGTCAACAGCCTTACCAAGGGCGAGACCGCGGTGCAGGTGAAAGTCGAAGGCCTCGGCAATGGGCAGGACAATGAACGCCAGTACAGCCTGACCGAGGCGCAGGCCCGCGGCGGGGCGAGTTTCCGCCTCGGCGGGGAGACTCCGCTGTTCCGCACCGTGCTGGTGACCGGCGCGCCGTCTTCGCCTCCGCCGGCGGTTTCCTCCAAGCTGAGCGTGAACAAGCGCTTCCTCGGCATGGACGGCGAGCCAATGCAGCTTGACCAGATCCGTCAGGGCGAGCGGCTTTTGGTGGCTCTGACGGTGACGCCGGAAGAACGCCGCGTAAATCCGGTGATCGTGGCTGACCTTCTGCCCGCAGGCTTCGAGATCGAAGCGATCCTGCGCCCGGCCGATGGCCGTCTCGTTGAGTATGACTGGCAGTCGGGCGAGAACCGCGAGCGCGCTGGCGCGTTCGGCTTCCTCGGCGAGATTGCCCGGCCCCAGAGCTCTCAGTCCCAGGACGACCGGTTCGTGGCCGCTATTGATGTCACCGAGAACCCGGTGACACTGGCCTATGTCGTCCGCGCTGTCAGCCCCGGCAGTTTTGCCATCCCTGGCGTCGTTGCCGAGGACATGTATCGCCCCGAAGTCTTCGCCCGTTCGGCGCCCGGCCGCGTGACCGTGCAGGCCGTGCAGGGCGCAGCGGGCGGACGCTGA